Proteins encoded by one window of uncultured Celeribacter sp.:
- the rimP gene encoding ribosome maturation factor RimP, whose protein sequence is MSDLIAKTAIDRRMAEIVGPVIEGMGFELVRVRLMSSTKSKTLQIMAERPTGGIEVDECAEISTAVSAILDVEDPIEDEYTLEVSSPGIDRPLTRLKDFDTFEGHEVKIETTEMIDGRRRFKGQLAGVEGDDVLITIEEGGEDVTIGLNFDWLSDAKLVLTDELIREMLRQRKSDGAIDENQFDEIQTDDGSSED, encoded by the coding sequence ATGTCGGATCTGATTGCAAAAACCGCGATCGACCGCCGGATGGCGGAAATCGTGGGCCCCGTCATCGAAGGCATGGGGTTCGAACTTGTGCGCGTGCGTCTGATGTCTTCGACCAAATCGAAGACGCTTCAGATCATGGCCGAACGCCCGACGGGCGGCATCGAAGTGGACGAATGTGCGGAGATTTCCACCGCCGTTTCTGCTATTCTCGACGTCGAAGACCCGATCGAAGATGAATATACGCTCGAAGTGTCGAGCCCCGGCATCGACCGTCCTCTGACGCGTTTGAAGGACTTCGACACGTTTGAGGGCCATGAGGTCAAGATCGAGACCACCGAGATGATCGACGGTCGTCGCCGCTTCAAAGGCCAGTTGGCCGGGGTCGAGGGCGACGATGTTCTGATCACCATCGAAGAAGGTGGCGAGGACGTGACCATCGGGCTGAATTTTGACTGGCTGTCGGACGCCAAGCTTGTGCTGACCGACGAGCTGATCCGCGAAATGCTGCGCCAACGGAAATCCGATGGGGCAATTGACGAGAACCAATTTGACGAAATCCAGACCGACGACGGGTCTTCAGAGGATTGA